A window of the Juglans microcarpa x Juglans regia isolate MS1-56 chromosome 5D, Jm3101_v1.0, whole genome shotgun sequence genome harbors these coding sequences:
- the LOC121265211 gene encoding cyclic phosphodiesterase-like → MPDTTPLHTFPSNMAQSHPTITPLYSSLPAVPHHHPPTQISSKTLSQYSSSSDSRTLSHGNPRECYGTRNPQVEEKHFYSVWAVPPDDVAARLKKLMEGLRSEFGGPQFEPHITVVGAISLTPDDALSRFRSACDGLKAYTATVDRVATGTFFYQCVYVLIHPTTQVVETSAHCSGHFGYKSSTPYMPHLSLLYGDLTDDEKSRAQEKASILDESISSLSFPVSRLALYKTDTEDKTLKSWEKIAEYSLSPN, encoded by the exons ATGCCAGACACCACTCCTTTGCATACTTTTCCTTCGAACATGGCCCAATCCCATCCCACCATCACTCCACTCTATTCATCTCTCCCTGCTGTCCCGCACCATCATCCTCCCACGCAAATTTCCTCCAAAACCCTCTCCCAGTACTCATCGTCCTCGGACTCTCGGACTCTATCTCATGGCAATCCCAGAGAGTGCTACGGAACCCGAAACCCCCAAGTGGAGGAGAAGCATTTCTACTCAGTGTGGGCGGTGCCGCCGGACGACGTTGCAGCCAGGCTCAAGAAGCTGATGGAGGGCCTACGGTCCGAGTTCGGTGGGCCACAGTTCGAGCCCCACATCACCGTCGTCGGAGCCATCAGTTTGACGCCGGACGATGCGCTTAGCAGGTTCAGGTCAGCGTGCGATGGCCTCAAGGCCTACACTGCCACCGTTGATCGTGTGGCCACGGGGACCTTCTTCTATCAGTGTGTATACGTCCTCATTCATCCAACGACTCAG GTGGTGGAAACTAGCGCGCACTGCTCTGGCCATTTTGGATACAAGAGCTCGACTC CTTACATGCCACATCTGAGCCTCCTCTATGGGGATCTGACTGATGATGAGAAGAGCAGAGCTCAAGAAAAAGCCAGCATTCTTGATGAAAGCATTAGCAGCCTGAGCTTCCCAGTCAGTCGCCTTGCATTATACAAAACAGACACCGAAGACAAAACTCTCAAATCTTGGGAGAAAATTGCCGAATACAGCCTTAGCCCAAATTAG
- the LOC121265210 gene encoding cyclic phosphodiesterase-like: MAISESATDPETPQVEEKHFYSVWAVPPDDVAARLKKLMEDLRSEFGGPQFEPHITVVGAISLTLDDALSRFRSACDGLKAYTATVDRVATGTFSYQCVYVLIHPTTQVVETSAHCSGHFGYKSSTPYMPHLSLLYGDLTDDEKSRAQEKASILDESISSLSFPVSRLALYKTDTEDKTLKSWEKIAEYSLSPN, from the exons ATGGCAATCTCGGAGAGTGCTACGGACCCCGAAACCCCCCAAGTGGAGGAGAAGCATTTCTACTCGGTGTGGGCGGTGCCGCCGGACGACGTTGCAGCCAGGCTCAAGAAGCTGATGGAGGACCTACGGTCCGAGTTCGGTGGGCCACAGTTCGAGCCCCACATCACCGTCGTCGGAGCCATCAGTTTGACGCTGGACGATGCGCTTAGCAGGTTCAGGTCAGCGTGCGATGGCCTCAAGGCCTACACTGCCACCGTTGATCGTGTGGCCACGGGGACCTTCTCCTATCAGTGTGTATACGTCCTCATTCATCCAACGACTCAG GTGGTGGAAACTAGCGCGCACTGCTCTGGCCATTTTGGATACAAGAGCTCGACTC CTTACATGCCACATCTGAGCCTCCTCTATGGGGATCTGACTGACGATGAGAAGAGCAGAGCTCAAGAAAAAGCCAGCATTCTTGATGAAAGCATTAGCAGCCTGAGCTTCCCAGTCAGTCGCCTTGCATTATACAAAACAGACACCGAAGACAAAACTCTCAAATCTTGGGAGAAAATTGCCGAATACAGCCTTAGCCCAAATTAG